In Haliscomenobacter hydrossis DSM 1100, the DNA window GTAAAAACAATCTTTCCTGAACCGGGTTGGGGAAAAACTGCAATTCCGTATACCGTACCTCCCGCAAAGACGTCGTATTGCTTACCGTAAGGTTCAAAACGGTGGTTTCTTTAGCATCATCCACGTCATCCCAAGCTTTGGCCCGCAGCTTATGGGTGCCAAGGGGCAAGTTGTTGAGGGTAAAACTATAGGGTACCTGACCGTCTTCACCTACTTTAACATCGTTCAAAAACAATTCAATTCGGATGATTTCACCATCGGGGTCATTGGCATTTAGTTGAACCGTTAATGGCGTTCCCTGGCCAACAATGGTGTCTTTTAAAGGACTGGTAAACGTCAGATTGGGCGGCGCATTCACAATGACGGATACGGGAGTGGATGTACTGGAATACCCCAGGTTGTCGAATGCTTTTACCGCAAAAATGTATCCGCCAGAACTTAAATTGTTGACAATAAAAGTGAAAGGAGCATCGCTGTCCTCCCCCCGTTTTTCACCATTTTGCCAAAACTCAACCTTGCTAATTGATCCATCCACGTCATTGGCGTTGGCTTGCAGGGTGAGCACGCTGCTTGGCGTAAATTTGGCACCGGTAACTGGACTGGTGATGGCGACAATAGGGGGGGCGTTGATGACAAAATACAGGGGCGCTGAACTTGAAATTCCGCCCAAATCATCGGTGGCAAGGGCAAAGAAGGTATAGTTTCCAAAAATATTGCCGGTATATTCGTACGCGTAAGGGGCAATGCTGTCTACACCCACTTTGATGTTGTTGACGAAAAATTCTACTTTTTTAACCACTCCATCCGGGTCAGTTGCAGCCACGTCAAAATCAAGACTGGCATTCATCGGATAAACGCTGCCATTCAAGGGGCCGGAGATGACCAATTCAGGTACGGCATTGACCAAAACTGCGGCTGGAGAGGAAAAGCCCATCCCACCCCGAGAATCAAAAACCTGAATCGCAAAAAAGTAAGGTCCAGGTTGAAGGTTGCTCAACGATACTGAATAGGGAGCAACCAGGTCTTCGCCAACTTTAAGTCCATTTTGAAAAAATTCAACTTTGGTCACGGCATCATCCGTGTCGCCAACTCTGGCTTGAAGAATCAGGTTGGCATTTCCGTGGAAAATACTGTTGTTGACCGGCGAACTCAAAAAAGCGAACGGTTGGGCATTGATGGTGACTTTGATTGCCGCTGAAAGAGCGTTAGCGCCTTTGTCATCGATGGCTCGTGCGGTGTAATTGTACACGCCAGGGGGGGTAAAGTCAAGGATGAAAGCAAAAGGGGCATCGCTGACTTCCCCAACCATTTGCCCATCCTGGTAAAATTCCACTTTGGCGATGCTACCGTCGGCATCATTGGCATTGGCAGTAAGGGTAAATGGTTGACCTTGTTGGAAAAGTGCTCCAGTAGCTGGTGTAGTAAGTGTTACAGTGGGTGCCACGTTTTGGCCATAACACAAATAGACGCATAATAGTGCCGGGAACAGAGCACTAATGTTTTTGGTGTGCATAAAATCGGTTTTTGGTTCAAATTTCTTGGTGAAAAAGGCTAAAACATGGGTTGATTCCAGGGTTTGACCCTTTGCCAAGTCATCTTTGTCACAAATTTATGACGCAATTTACAACAGAAAACTAAAACCTTAAATACTCAAATATTTTGTATAAGAGAAAAAATAAAAAGCTAATTGATAAAGACAAGACACTTAAGGTTCCAAGTAAAATATTGCAAAAAAAAGAATGTGTTTAGCGCAATAGTCAGCAGTTCATAAAGTCTATTGTATATTTGCAGGCAGCTAATCGTTACAACGAACCGTTTTCAGAATATTGGCTGTTAATAACCCAAAATCACAAGTTATGCTCACTCGTTTACACAAATGGATACCCTTGTTGTGCGTGTTGCTGTTTTGGCAAGCGTGCAATACCGACAAAACGGATGCCCCGGTGTTGGATACTGAAGTTGAAAAAGAATACGAAATTGATCTTTGGGAAAACCTGGCCAATAATCTTCGCACGTTTCAAATTCGCGTAAATACCATCAAAACTCAGGATTGCCTCAATTACTACATCGAAAGCTCGGCGAACCGCAATGGCAATAACCTTGAAATAAACCTCGGCAAGCCTCAAATTCCCACCCTTTGCGACCGTGGCTCAAGCCCGGCAAAATCTAACCTGGAACTGGGGAGTTTATCCAATGGAACGTACAGCTTAACCGTGAAATTGGGTCAGATTGTGCCCAGTACCGGGCGTCTGATGGTGAACAATGGCAGTTATTTCTTGTCAATGCCCTCTCCGATTGGTTTTCGGGTGTTGCACAACACCTTGTTTCGGATTCCGGACAATACCATTTGGGGGTATATTGGGTATGAGCTCAGTGCTTTGCCTGCCGTGGATCAATTTTTACAGGATTTGGCCAAGATTTCTCAAGAACAGAGCCTGGTCAAAGGGTATTATGGATATTTCAACATTCCAGACAACGGCATCATGGAATTTGGTGCTCAAGCCGCTACCGACCGCCCAATCTTACCCATTGTACGGCGTTTTCAGGCCAATGAAAAAGACCTGGAAAGTTTAATTTCAGCTTACCGGGATAAGTATGGAAAAGAACTCTCTATTCATTTGCGGAATACCAATGGAAAGGAGTACTGATTTTTTTAGTGGCTCAGACTGGTCTCGGGCAAATTCGTCTGGTGGGTCAAACGGCTTTCTTTTAATTCAAAATTGAAGCCTTGTGCCACCAGTTTGTTGTAGCGTTTTCGGTCAAATTTATACAGTTTGGCCGGACGGTGAGCTACACCTTCCTGGGTTTCTGCACAATCGACCAACAAATTCATGGAGAGGATCTTTTTGCGAAAGTTGCGTTTGTCAAGGTCTCTGCGCAAAATGGCTTCATAAAGGTGTTGCAACTCGGTAAGGGTAAATTTAGGGGGTAGCAACTCAAATCCTACGGGTCGGGTTTTGACCAACCATTTCAGGCGCTGTAAACATGCTTCGAGGATGGCGTCGTGGTCAAAAGCGAGGTGCTGCAAATCGTTTACCGTATGCCACTGGGCTTGTAAGGCGATTGAAGAAGGCTGAATGGTATAGTTGGCGATTTTGATCAAGGAAAAATAAGAAATGGTGATGACCCGGCCAAAATCATGTCGATTCACGGAGCCAAAAGTATGTACTTGCTCAAGATAAACATTGGTAAGTCCCGTTAATTCTGACAACACCCGCTGAGCAGCAGTGTCCAAATCTTCGTCAGTGCGTACAAAATAACCAGGTAAAGCCCATTCGCCAATGTGTGGCTCTTCCCCCCGTTTGATCAGCAAAACCTTTAAGTCTCCTTCGTCGAAACCAAAAATAACGTTGTCTACAGTAAAGGCAGATTTGAAATAATTGTCAAAATTTGTCGCCATTTTTTTGCCGTAATTATTGCATTGCAGTTTGGCAGAACAAATTATAAAATACCTGTAGCAATACCAAACAATGAGCGGCAATTAGTGTAAAAAATGCACTAAGCCCCGTTAGAAAAGGTTGAGGAGTTGAGAAGGTTGAGGAGGTTTAGGTTACCGCGAGCGACATGCACACCTTCACACGCACACATCACACTCAAACCCATTCTTGCGGTAGCCTAAACCTTCTCAACCTCCTCAACTTCTCAACTACTACGTTGCAAACTTGTACCCTACACCCCGAATAGAGTGGAAATGGCGGGGATTTTTGGAATCGCCTTCAAAGTTGCGCCGAAACTTGAGAATGAAATTATCAATGGTACGGGTACTTGGATAGACGTCGTAACCCCAGACGGATTGTAAAATTTGTTGCCGGGAAACGACTTCATTGCGGCGGTCGATCAGCAACTTGAGCAACATGGCTTCCTTTTTGGTCAAAATAAATTTGCCCAGGATGCCTTCGGCTTCAAACGTGATAAAGTTGATGCGGTTTGACCCAAACTCAAAAATCTCGGGGGTGTTTTCTGGTGATTTGCTGGTGCGTTTGATCAGGTTGTTGATGCGCAACAGGAGTTCTTCCAAAACAAATGGCTTGGTGAGGTAATCATCTGCTCCTCTTTTTAGGCCCGAAATGCGGTCTCCAACGGCGTCTTTGGCCGTGAGGAAGATCACGGGCACTTCCATATCGGTAAGCCGGATTTGTTCACAAATTTGGAAGCCATCTATTTCTGGCAACATGACGTCTAAAATGATCAGATCGAAATGTTGTTCCTGAAAATAACGGATCGCATCTCTGCCATTTCCAGTAGCCACTACCTCGAAATTTTCCAATTCCAGGTTGAGTTTTACTACATCGCGGATGTTTTCTTCGTCTTCAACCAGTAAAATGCGCATCATGGTGCAAAATTTAAAAATGGACAGAAAGAATACCTCAAGACTACAAAAATCTTGCTGATATATTTATTTTTTTACTTTTAATTTTGGCCAACTGGCAAAAGTATCTCAAACACAGTGCCTTTTGGTTCATTGTCGTACACATTGATTCGACCCGCATGGGCCCGCACAATTTGATCGACGATGTACAAACCCAAACCCGTTCCTTTGGTCGTGCGGGTATCTTCACTTCCCACGCGGTAGAATTTTTGGAAGATCTGTTTCTTTTCTTTTTCAGGGATTCCCAGGCCCTGGTCCTTGATCTCGATTTTGATTTGCTCGGCATTGTTCATACCCAAATGGGTTTCGATGTGGGCTTTGCTTTCATTGCCCGAATATTTTACCGCATTCTCCAGCAAATTGAGGGCCACAGAAATCATGCCCATTTTGTCTCCCTGAAAGTAGGGCAATTCATCTTCTTGCTCAAAACTGAATTGGGCATCGGGGTATTTATCGCTGAGTTTATGGATGATTTCTTCCAATAATTCATGAAGATCCAGTGGTTCTTTATGGGCCTGGTAGCTGGATTCCAGTTTTGCCGAAAAAAGCAGGTTGTTCACCAGTGTGTTCAAGCGTTCGGTTTCTTTCAGGGCATTGCTTTGCAATTGGGTCGTTTTTTCTTTGGGCAACTCCCTGCGCAGTAAGGTTTCGAGTACGAGGCGGATCGAAGCAATTGGAGATTTGAGTTCGTGGGTAATTGAGAGCAAAAAATTGCGGCTTTGTTGGGAGGCCACCATTTCTTTGTTGTACCCCCGATTGATGAAATAAACCCCCAGCACCAGACTGATCACAAACACCACCGCCTCTCCCACAATCATCCATTCCTGCCGCGTATAACGGGCTGACAAGCTTTGGAATTCCGGCGTTGCCGTAAATTGGAGGTCGTTTTTGACGATTCCTTGGGCAATCATCCCTATTTTAAGCAGTTCACTTTTGGCGGCAAACGCATCCCGGTTTTTGGTAAATAACAAAACCGTCCACCAACTGAAAGCCATCATCATATAGGCGATCACGAGGTAGGAGAGAAGGCGGAGTCGCAGGTTTTGCTTTTCCATAGGTTTAAGTTGAGAAAGTTGAGAAAGTTGAGAAGGTTGAGGCTACCGCGAGCGACTCTGCTCGGTGACCATGTCGCTCGCGGTAGCCCCAATCTCCTCAACCTTCTCAACTAAAAACTATATCTAATGCTTCTTTGAACGCTTCTACAGCCTGAGCCAAATCCGCGTCAATATGGGCCGAAGATACAAAGCCTACCTCATAACCAGAAGGCCCCATGTAGATGCCACGCTTGAGCAGTTCCAGGTGCATGATTTTGAAATGGTTCATGCTGGCCGGGTCAATCTGTTCGGCGGCAATGATGCGTTCGCGGGCAAAAGCCACCCAGAAAATGGAACCCACGCTGGGGAAACTAACCGGGTAACCTTTGGCATCGGCGAAGTCTTGTAAGGCTTTTACAAATCCCGCCGTTTTTGCATTGAGCGTTTCATAAAATCCTGGGGCCAACAACTGTTTCAATGCTGCGTAACCCGCCGCCATGGCTACCGGATTACCCGATAGGGTTCCCGCCTGGTAAACAGGGCCATCCGGGGCAATGTGCCCCATCAACTCTGCGCTGGCACCGTAAGCACCCACCGGCATTCCACCACCAATGATCTTGCCAAAAGTGAGGATATCAGGCTTGATGCCATAATACCCTGCCGCACCCTCAAAGCCCACCCGAAAACCGGAAATGACTTCGTCAAAAATGAGCAGTACATTGTGTTTATAGGCTTTGATGCGCAAACATTCGAGGAAGGAAGGATCTTGCAACAATAGGCCATTGTTGGCCGGGATGGGTTCCACGATGATACAAGCAATATTGTGCCCTTCCTGCTCCAGTGTCTCTTCCAACTTCTCGCGGTCGTTGAGGGGCAAGACGATGGTTTCTTTGGCAAATGCCTCGGGGATGCCCGCTGAGGTGCTTTCTCCAAAAGTAACCAAACCCGATCCTGCTTTTACGAGCAGGGAGTCGACGTGGCCGTGGTAACAACCCTCAAACTTGATGACTTTGCTTTTGCCCGTAGCACCGCGCGCCAAGCGTAACGCCGACATGACGGCCTCCGTACCCGAGCTAACAAAGCGCAGTTTTTCAATGTAGCGGTGGTTGTCGACAATCAGTCGTCCCAATTCAATTTCCAGCCGCGTCGGTGCGCCAAATGAGGTGCCTTCTGCTACCGCAGCATAGATACTTTCCCGAATGTGCGCGTTGTTGTGCCCAAGAATCAGGGGCCCCCAGGAGCAACAAAAATCGATGTATTGGTGATCGTCTTCGTCCCAAATGTGACAGCCATCTCCTTTTTTGATGAAAATGGGCGGCCCCAAAACAGATTTGAATGCCCGTACTGGTGAGTTTACGCCACCAGGGAATATTTTTTTCGCTTCTTCAAAAAGTGCCGAAGAAATAGTGCGGTCGTGACCGAGGAGTGTCTCCATCATCATGTTTATTGATACTTGTTACAAAGGTAACAAAAGCGGAAGGAATAGTTCAAAGCCCGCTGAAGGTGTGACGGAGAAATGAAAAAGTAGGGGCAACCCTGCGTGGTTGCCCAGTCGTATACCGCCAACCCACGAATTCATTCGTGGGAGGCACCAAAGGACCCCAACCCATGACTTTAGTCGTGGGAAAAAGCGAACGTGACAAAAATCACGAAAACCCAGCCTCAAATTCTCCAAATTTGCACAACATCCCTCAATCCATAAAAAACCAAAGCTTATGCGCATCAACCCAACTACAATCCTCCTCTTCTTCCTGGCCATCGGCTTTGGAGTAAGCGCTTGCGCCCCTGCAAAACAACCTACCGCATTAAACGAACAAGAGCAAAAAGCCTACCTGACCCGTGGACAAACCCTGGCTCAAACCTCTTTTGCCGCCCTGAGCAGCCGCTTGATGGCCGCCATCGAAACCGGAGGAATCCCTCATGCCGTAACATACTGCAACACCGCGGCGCTGCCGCTGATCGATAGCCTGTCCAAACAGCACAAAGCGAGTATCCGCCGTACCAGCCTCAAAGTGCGCAACCCGATGGATGCCCCGCAGGATTGGGAAAAAGAAGTATTGCTCAGCTACCAGCAACAATTGGCCGAAGGCAAACGCCCCGCGCCGATTGTGAAAATGTTGGATAAAAAACGGGTAGCTTTTGCCTCCCCTATCTTTATGGCGCAACCTTGTTTGAAATGCCACGGGGTACTGGGGCAAACACTTTCCTCCGATAATTACCAGGTGGTGAAACAATTGTACCCAAAGGATCAGGCCATTGGTTATGTGGATGGCGACTGGCGGGGGATGTGGAGCATTACGTTTGTAAGAAACTAATGTACTATGTTTAAGCTGACAGAGATTTACAGAGATACCTTGGTTTGTGTTTTTTTGTACATTTACTTTGCTGAAAATAGCCTCTAAAACCCAATTGATATGAACGCAACCAAATGGACTGCCGGCTTTCTCTTTCTCTTCCTGCTGTTTACCGCCTGCAAAAATGACCCTGCGACAGGTAACCAAAAATCTACCGTTGTGCGCATGCAAGCTGACTATCCGGCAGCGCCCAATGCTGAAAAGAAACCTCAGACTTTTGCGGAGCACGGTCAAACCCGAGTAGACAATTATTATTGGCTAAAAGACAAAACCAACCCGGAAGTGATCCGCTATCTGAAATCGGAAAATCAATACGCAGATACCGTTATGGCACATACCAAAGCCATGCGGGAACAATTGTTCAAAGAGATGAAAGGCCGAATCAAAGAGGATGACGCCAGTGTGCCGGTATTGGACAACGGTTATTATTACTACTACCGCACGGAAAAAGACAAACAATACCGCATCCATTGCCGGAAAAAGGGCAGCCTGGATGCTGCGGAAGAAATTCTGCTCAACGGGAACACCCTGGCCAAAGGAAAATCCGCCTTTCTTTTTGGAGACATCCAAATTAGTCCAAACAACCGGCTAATCGCTTACAGCACCAACTATACGGGTTCGTATGTGAAATTTACCCTGCATTTCCGCGATCTGGAAAAGGGTAAGGATCTTCCAGAAACCCTTGAAGACGTCGCATCCTTCGTGTGGGCTAACGACAACCGCACCCTCTTTTACACCATTCCCGACGAGGCCTTGCGTTCCTACCGCCTTTACCGCTATGAATTGGGTAGCGGGCGGCCTGCTGAACTGTTGTATGAAGAAAAAGACCAGCTTTTTGGGATTGGACTCAACAAAAGTAGGAATGGCCAATTTATTTTTCTCGGATCGGGTAGTTTTACTTCCTCGGAGTACCGCTACCTGCCAGCCAACCAGCCCAAAGGCAAGTTTAAGCTCATTGCGGCCCGCAAACCCGATGTTCAATATTATCCAGAAGCCCACAACGACCACATGTACTTCCTGGTCAAAGACCCGAATGCCAAAAACTTTAAAGTACTCGAAGCACCCATGGCAAGTTTTGACAATGCAGCTACCTGGAAAGATTACATCCCGCACGATCCCAAAGTAAAAATTGAAAGCATCAACGCTTTTGAAAAATACCTCGTCATGGGTGTCCGGACGAATGGCTTGCAGGAAATTCGCGTGATTGAGCTGGCTGACAAATCCATCGAGAAGGTTTCCTTCCCGGAGCCCGTTTACGCACTGTATGCAGGCAATACTCCCGAATACACTTCCACGAAATTCAGGTACCAGTACATGTCGCTGAATCGACCCATGAGTACTTTTGACTACGACATGGCCACGGGAAAGAGCGAGTTGAAAAAACAAGAGGAAATTCCCAGCGGGTTTGAACCCTCCAACTATACCGTAAAACGAATCTGGGCCATTGCACCGGACGGGGTGAAGGTGCCGATGGCACTGGTGTACAAAAAAGGCCTGCGACAAGACGGCACCAATCCTACCTTGTTGTATTCCTATGGCTCTTACGGTTACAGCACCGATCCTGCGTTTAACCGCAACGTATTTAGCTTGATCGACCGTGGGTTTGTATATGCCATTGCCCAAATCCGTGGCGGCAGTGACCTTGGTGAACAATGGTACGAAGACGGGAAATTGCTCAAAAAGAAAAATACGTTTACGGATTTCATCGCCTGTGCAGAAAAGCTGATCGCAGATAAATACACCTCCAAAGATTTGCTCGCCATCAATGGTGGCAGTGCTGGCGGTTTGTTGATGGGCGCGGTGACCAACAT includes these proteins:
- a CDS encoding Ig-like domain-containing protein, with amino-acid sequence MHTKNISALFPALLCVYLCYGQNVAPTVTLTTPATGALFQQGQPFTLTANANDADGSIAKVEFYQDGQMVGEVSDAPFAFILDFTPPGVYNYTARAIDDKGANALSAAIKVTINAQPFAFLSSPVNNSIFHGNANLILQARVGDTDDAVTKVEFFQNGLKVGEDLVAPYSVSLSNLQPGPYFFAIQVFDSRGGMGFSSPAAVLVNAVPELVISGPLNGSVYPMNASLDFDVAATDPDGVVKKVEFFVNNIKVGVDSIAPYAYEYTGNIFGNYTFFALATDDLGGISSSAPLYFVINAPPIVAITSPVTGAKFTPSSVLTLQANANDVDGSISKVEFWQNGEKRGEDSDAPFTFIVNNLSSGGYIFAVKAFDNLGYSSTSTPVSVIVNAPPNLTFTSPLKDTIVGQGTPLTVQLNANDPDGEIIRIELFLNDVKVGEDGQVPYSFTLNNLPLGTHKLRAKAWDDVDDAKETTVLNLTVSNTTSLREVRYTELQFFPNPVQERLFLQGLSERTRIRIYDVAGRLVRETFASQELEVADLGRGGYWLITQNGQRAFFIKE
- a CDS encoding NUDIX hydrolase, encoding MATNFDNYFKSAFTVDNVIFGFDEGDLKVLLIKRGEEPHIGEWALPGYFVRTDEDLDTAAQRVLSELTGLTNVYLEQVHTFGSVNRHDFGRVITISYFSLIKIANYTIQPSSIALQAQWHTVNDLQHLAFDHDAILEACLQRLKWLVKTRPVGFELLPPKFTLTELQHLYEAILRRDLDKRNFRKKILSMNLLVDCAETQEGVAHRPAKLYKFDRKRYNKLVAQGFNFELKESRLTHQTNLPETSLSH
- the hemL gene encoding glutamate-1-semialdehyde 2,1-aminomutase; this encodes METLLGHDRTISSALFEEAKKIFPGGVNSPVRAFKSVLGPPIFIKKGDGCHIWDEDDHQYIDFCCSWGPLILGHNNAHIRESIYAAVAEGTSFGAPTRLEIELGRLIVDNHRYIEKLRFVSSGTEAVMSALRLARGATGKSKVIKFEGCYHGHVDSLLVKAGSGLVTFGESTSAGIPEAFAKETIVLPLNDREKLEETLEQEGHNIACIIVEPIPANNGLLLQDPSFLECLRIKAYKHNVLLIFDEVISGFRVGFEGAAGYYGIKPDILTFGKIIGGGMPVGAYGASAELMGHIAPDGPVYQAGTLSGNPVAMAAGYAALKQLLAPGFYETLNAKTAGFVKALQDFADAKGYPVSFPSVGSIFWVAFARERIIAAEQIDPASMNHFKIMHLELLKRGIYMGPSGYEVGFVSSAHIDADLAQAVEAFKEALDIVFS
- a CDS encoding sensor histidine kinase, translating into MEKQNLRLRLLSYLVIAYMMMAFSWWTVLLFTKNRDAFAAKSELLKIGMIAQGIVKNDLQFTATPEFQSLSARYTRQEWMIVGEAVVFVISLVLGVYFINRGYNKEMVASQQSRNFLLSITHELKSPIASIRLVLETLLRRELPKEKTTQLQSNALKETERLNTLVNNLLFSAKLESSYQAHKEPLDLHELLEEIIHKLSDKYPDAQFSFEQEDELPYFQGDKMGMISVALNLLENAVKYSGNESKAHIETHLGMNNAEQIKIEIKDQGLGIPEKEKKQIFQKFYRVGSEDTRTTKGTGLGLYIVDQIVRAHAGRINVYDNEPKGTVFEILLPVGQN
- a CDS encoding Tll0287-like domain-containing protein produces the protein MRINPTTILLFFLAIGFGVSACAPAKQPTALNEQEQKAYLTRGQTLAQTSFAALSSRLMAAIETGGIPHAVTYCNTAALPLIDSLSKQHKASIRRTSLKVRNPMDAPQDWEKEVLLSYQQQLAEGKRPAPIVKMLDKKRVAFASPIFMAQPCLKCHGVLGQTLSSDNYQVVKQLYPKDQAIGYVDGDWRGMWSITFVRN
- a CDS encoding S9 family peptidase, which produces MNATKWTAGFLFLFLLFTACKNDPATGNQKSTVVRMQADYPAAPNAEKKPQTFAEHGQTRVDNYYWLKDKTNPEVIRYLKSENQYADTVMAHTKAMREQLFKEMKGRIKEDDASVPVLDNGYYYYYRTEKDKQYRIHCRKKGSLDAAEEILLNGNTLAKGKSAFLFGDIQISPNNRLIAYSTNYTGSYVKFTLHFRDLEKGKDLPETLEDVASFVWANDNRTLFYTIPDEALRSYRLYRYELGSGRPAELLYEEKDQLFGIGLNKSRNGQFIFLGSGSFTSSEYRYLPANQPKGKFKLIAARKPDVQYYPEAHNDHMYFLVKDPNAKNFKVLEAPMASFDNAATWKDYIPHDPKVKIESINAFEKYLVMGVRTNGLQEIRVIELADKSIEKVSFPEPVYALYAGNTPEYTSTKFRYQYMSLNRPMSTFDYDMATGKSELKKQEEIPSGFEPSNYTVKRIWAIAPDGVKVPMALVYKKGLRQDGTNPTLLYSYGSYGYSTDPAFNRNVFSLIDRGFVYAIAQIRGGSDLGEQWYEDGKLLKKKNTFTDFIACAEKLIADKYTSKDLLAINGGSAGGLLMGAVTNMRPDLFKVVLAEVPFVDVINTMLDPTLPLTTQEYEQWGNPKDKTYYDYIRSYSPYDNIEKKNYPNMLITGGLNDSQVLFHEPAKYAAKLRELKTDNNLLMLRINMDSGHGGATGRFDYLKEEAFNYAFVMDRMGVKGKKLKN
- a CDS encoding response regulator transcription factor; amino-acid sequence: MMRILLVEDEENIRDVVKLNLELENFEVVATGNGRDAIRYFQEQHFDLIILDVMLPEIDGFQICEQIRLTDMEVPVIFLTAKDAVGDRISGLKRGADDYLTKPFVLEELLLRINNLIKRTSKSPENTPEIFEFGSNRINFITFEAEGILGKFILTKKEAMLLKLLIDRRNEVVSRQQILQSVWGYDVYPSTRTIDNFILKFRRNFEGDSKNPRHFHSIRGVGYKFAT